The DNA window ttggggttaagtgacttgccccggggtcacacagctagtaagtgttaagtgtctgaggccagatttgaactcaggtactcctgaatccagggccagtgctttatccactgcaccacctagctgccccatctctttttcttaacaaagatTATTTCATGCATGGAATGGCTCTCtgaaggagtgggggaggaatactgcttttgggttttttgcaagacaatgaagggtaagtgacttgccctgggtcacacagctagtgtcaagtgtctgaagcctgatttaaactcaggtcttcctgaatccagggccagtgttttatccactgccacctagctgcccctgggggagGAATATTGGAAGaagttttgggggcagttaggtggtgcagtggataaagcaccggccctggattcaggagttcctgagttcaaatccgacctcagacacttgacacttactagctgtgtgaccctgggcaagtcacttaacccccattgtcccgcaaaaaaaaaaaaaaggaagttttggtcatgtttttaaagaaaatagataaGAGACACAAAGAGTCACTAAACAACAGCTTAGAAATCTTTGATTATAGAATGGTATTGAGAAAATTCTCCCCAAGAGCACTggacaggaaagtaggagaactGAGTTCTAGTCTCACCTCTAAAATTTATGGAtcacataattattaatttggaactagaaagtaACTtagctagtccaaccccttattttgcagatgagtaaactgagaccgagggagagtaaatgcttcCTAGACCAAGATCACACGGAAAGCAAATGACAGGTCATAGATGGGATGACATAGAGCtatagctggaagagacctcagggaccatcttgtccaactccctcattttgcagatgagaaaactgaggcccaggagaggaagtgacttgctcaaagtcacacaggtttagtaagtagcagagctgggatatgAATCAAGGTGCTCTTATTCTTCATTAACTAGTGGACCAAATGGCCTCTGGGGCCCTGTCCAAGCTAGATCCAGGATGATTCCAGGGTCCTCAGTGAGCGGGCTGGACTGGGGGACTGGGGGCCACTAGTTCCCTCCCAGGATGCCCAGGGcatgcctcagtgtcctcatttgtaaaacgaggggCTGGGATTAGACAGATGGCCCCACAGAGCTGTGACCCTCTGGTCCTTTATCAGCCTATGATCTGAACATACAGGTGTCGGATGGATCCGGAAATGGGGGGGGGTATGCCGAGGAGCTAGCTCAAGGATAGAGACAGAAAGTTAGAACCAGTAAATGAGGCAGACAAATGAGCTGTAGGCGAAGCACGGtgagatataaatgctagctattattactggaGATCTTCTGATAGATAAATAAACCAATACGCAAAGCCCTGTGCAAATCCTAAGAGCAACGCGAGCCGTCGTTTTTATCAGCCAGCTGTAACATACGCAAAGCGCTTTGTCGGTCTTAAAGCGCTAACGTTACCATCGGGTGCACACAGAGAAACGCAAAGCGCTTTGCAAGCCTCACGACTTTCCAGAAAGGCTGGCTACGTAGAGTACCTTCTATTTATATCATAGAGCATGTCATCCTCATTATTATTAGGCAGACAGGTGGATGACTTCACTGTCAAAGTAGGCAGAgagacggacggacggacggacggactcCGGAGAACTTAGTAAGCAGCTTCTATATACCGCGTTTAAAGACAAAGTCCTTTAGCCCCCTAGCTAAGCATGCTGGGATCGGTAGTTCGGAAGGGTTCTTTAGGTTGTAAGAAGTCCCGCGAGAGTATAAACGAGAAGAGAAGGCATGATGAGCGGGAGGACCCTCCCTCTTCAAAATTCTACAAGGAAGGAGGGAGCTAAGCCGGCAGCTCAATCTACTAGGGAGGGTTTCCTTGCTTGTGGCTAGGCGGGAGGAGGTCAGAGTAAGGCGGGTGACGTAGGTCGGACGGCGATTGGTTGCGCGCTCTTGTGACGTAAGTTGAGGAGCGGGAAGCGCAGGTCCCGCCCCTCGGCTAAGCCAATGGTGGTCCCGGGCTCATGTCACATGGCGGGCTTCTTACTCTCGAGGGGAGCGCCGAGGCGCCCGAGTGCGCCCCCGGGATGGAGAGCGAAGCGGAGCGGCAACCGACATCGCCCCTGCCGCCGTCCCCGCCGCCGCCTCGGTTCCAGCCCCTGACCCGGCAGAAGTCGCAGGCAGAGCTGCCGCTGGCGAGCTTCGAGGAGGAGCACTACGACTGGTACGACTACTACAACCTGCGGGAGTATCCGATCCGCGGGCCCGGCTGGAGCAAGGGACGCACCCGGCGGGAGCGGGAGCTCCGCACCAACCGGCCAGTGCCCGCGGGCCATGAGCGGAAGATTGCCCAGAAGCTCTACAACAGCCAGCGGAAGCGGCGCCAGCGCCAGCTGCAGCCCCGGCCTCGCACCCGACTCTGCTGAGGGGGCGGCTCCCGCGGCCCTGGTCCGACGGCCACGGTGCGTGTGCGCGTGCGCGCCCGGCGCCGGCTGGGTTTAGGACTTCCCGGGGACCCAGACCCGTTTCCGGAGCTAGCCCCCCTCCCCTCGTCCCCCGAGACCGCGCCTTTGTGGCGCTTTGCGGAGGCGACCCCATGAGCCCGGGGCTAGCCGAGGGAACTCCGTTtttcacatggggaaactgaggccaagagttCAGGGATTGacccgaggtcacacagccaggcagCGTGCAAGgcgacatttgaactcaggacttttaAATTCCAAACCCAAGAGCCCATCAACTGCCCATAAGCTGCCTGTCCTCTGTGTCCTCTCCCCTGGGCCCAGGAGCCCCGCCCCACCCCTTCCAGAAAGTCTACTCCCGAGGCCAGGGCTTTTTAAGTGGAGTTTTCCCAAGGTTTAGTCATTTAACACCCAGAAAAGTACTAACGTTTTGTCCATTCACAGTTCAACTGACAGCCTGCTCTTCACactaaagataaaagataaagcttttattaagcggtcggcaaacatttattaaccgcCTCCTGTGCCCCTGGCGCAGGGCTGAACCGGGGACACAAATTCGAGGAGAGGACAGTTCCTACTCCCAAAGAGCTTCCCTTCTAAAGGAAAATTTCCCTCTTTAGACTGAGCTCCTCCAGCACAGGGACTGCTTGgccttagcattgtgcctggcacatagtaggtgcttcgtAAATGCTGATGAATTGTAAACGGACCAGTGAGATGTGTTGGCTTTTAGAACTGGCTTCCATTATAAAACCTTGGGAGATGCCACTTTAAAAAATCCCAGGAACTTAAAGTCCTTTGAAGCTACATAGACATAGACGATCCTCCCAAAACCGAGTGTTGCCCCCATGGTGACCCTCTCCGGGAAAAGATCCATTATCtttttgtgtttaattttttgCAGGCTGCACAGAGGACATGTTAAAGTCTTTTCTCTGACTCCATCTGTAACTGTTACCATAAGGGAGAGTCCATGTTGGTCACCAAAGCTTTCTCCTTGACACCTCAGTCAGTGCCTTTTCCCTTTGAGCTGTTCCTTCAGTAAGATCTGTGTACAGTCCCTTTGGGTGTGTCTTCTCTTTAGGATTCCTCATTAAAGGAGAGCAGCAAGAATGACTTCAACTCTTCTCTTTTGGTCAGTTAATGTTATTCCGAACACAAAAGTGGTTTTAAAATAGATGCTTATAAGACATTGATGGGATTGTGGCAAATGCTGCTTTGTAGTTTAGATACCAGAATAATAAAGATTTAATCTGTTGTATTATATAGCAGggctgcttaaactttttccactcgcgcCCCCTTTTCACCTGCGACCCCAGGTACATAGATAAAACAAGTatgtataaccttttactgttgccagattttttcaCAACACCCACACTtagaccccatatggagttgagacccacagtttaagaagctagaataTATAGTGCCTGTACATGTGCTTTTTCCAGCACTCACTCATCACAATGGCAGGCTTATGTTAGGTAAGTTAAAAATCCACCAAGACTGATTTTTGCAAATGTGCTAAAAATAATCAGGAGGTATACTTAGCACCTGTGCAGAGGCCTGAACTTGGAGTCTGGAGCCTAGATTTGAAGCCTGACTCTGCTAGTTAATACCCAGTCTGACCTTGGGCCAGTCTGCTTTTAATATGGGacccttaatttcttcatctgtaaaatgagagagtaggATACATCATCTCTAAAGacctagggcagttaggtggcacagtggatagggaaagggctgggcctagagtcaggaagacctcagttcaaatccagcctcagatactagctgtgtaaccctggctaagtcacttaattaaccctctttgcctcagttccctcatctgtcagttgaactggagaaggaaatagcaaaccactctagtatctttgccaagaacccccaaatgggttcataaagaattggacacaacaaCAAAGAcctctaaagattttttttaacacttaaaaaaaatagacactTAAAATTACTATGGAAAATACTTCATTCCAAGGCTAATATTTTGTGGtgaaataaaaatactttctaaaaaattagatattttaattgttattcTTCCAGAGACCAAGATACggtttgagttttttgttttattttatgtgacTGAGAACAGGATTCTCAGAAGCATTTAGTTGTTTTAAGCTTCATGCTTAAAACAGTTCCCTGCTGTTGGGCAGTATTGAATGTTCTTGTATCTGAAGCTTCTAATATTTCCaggaataaaagagaaattataacaattctttttttttttttttggtgaggcaattggggttaagtgacttgcccagggtcacacagctagtaaatgttaagtgtctgaggccagatttgaactcaggtcctcctgaatccagggccggtgctctatccactgcaccacctagctgcccccataacaatTCTTTATGAAGTTAAACTAATTAAGTGTGGTGaaagcttttctatctccttatGGTCAGCCTCTCCTTTGATCTATGCAGCATTTCCCCACTTCCTTACACACAGATGATTGGCTTAAGGTGGATCCAGATGGAGCCTACAACAGATGTTGGGGGATCTGTTTTGTCTTGACtgcttatttgttgtttttttttagtgaggcaattggggttaagtgacttgcccagggtcacacagctagtaagtgttaagcctctgaggttggatttgaactcaggtactcctgactccagggccggtgctctatccactgcgccacctagccgccccgactgCTTATTTGTTAGAAGAGGTTTGGGAATGGcttaaagggagagaaaagaaatgcttgctgatagGAACAAACAACATCTCCATAGCTTCATTCCTCACTTTCATACCCTATACCTAGTATCAGGTCTTAAACCTAGCCAGTCATTAAGTTGACTTTTCCTTTTGAAGAATCCTATCAGTAGTAACATGTTCCTACAAACACTGCCCTAGGCCGGTCCTTACAATCTCACCACCTCCAACTTGAATTcaacaacatacatttattaaacactgttaGTCGATTGACAGCATGTATAGAATAATAActttgagagggagagaatgtgaaTAAGGGGTCGTGGGAATCCATAAGGCTTTGTGGGAGATGGCACCTTTCCTCtgctttaaaggaaactagggctCAAGGCGGCACTGATGTGGCTTTTGCTCCCTAGGAACCCAAAAGGCAAGTTAAGTCTTCTGGCAGGGTTCTGACTGCTCACCCACCTCCAGTCTTATCTTTTCCCTGATCAATCTGTCCTGTAGACACCATTGCTGTGCCAGTTTTCtcaggagctaggtggcacagtggatagtgccgggtctggagtcaggaggactcatcttcagttcaaatccagcctcagacacttagcagctgtgtgaccgtgggcaaataatttaatcatgcttgcctctgtttccacatctgtcaaatgagctgaagaaggaaatatcaGACCACCCtggtacctctgccaagaaaactcccaatggggtcacgaagagtcgggcatgactaagcaacaacaaaatagcaATTTTCTGAAATGCCTTTTCCATCGTGAAGCTTCCTTGCATAAAAAACTGTACTGGTTTTCCCTGATTTGGCAGACACTCTGTGTCCTCTGCCCAGCCTTGCCCACTCTCCAACACAAGTGctttccatccatccatggaTCTTCTCACTAAATCCTGAATGCTTCCTCTGTCCAACGTCCCTGCCTCCTTTTCACCCATCCAAATCTGACCTGTCCTTAAAGTGCTTTGCCACCTTGGTTCCTCGGAGACTTCTAactctacatgaaacctttcttaaTACCCCTAGCTAATAGTGCCATCCTCAAGCTACCTTGGATTAATTTTGTATACTTTATGTATTATCTCATACGTTTTCACAGGTCCCCCACCTGTTCTCAGTAGAGTGTGAGCTCCCGAAGGACATGAGACCATCATTTTTGTCCATCTCCCCAGGGGCTGGAGGCTGTGTGCTTGGAGAGTTGGCCAGAGCCCGGGAAGATGTGTTTCAAGTGCCCACTTGAttcatgctggctgtgtgacccgcCTTGCTGGAAGGAGTTGCCTCATCCCAGAGTTTCCTAAACATATGGATTCACTGGTCAAGCCCCTATCCcttttctagcttatccccaggGCATAGCACAGGGTCCGGCAAATAGAAAACCATTAATAAACGCTCATTCGTTGATTGTGGTGGGGAGTGTACCACACCCCTACCAGCTGAAGGAACCAGGCATGTTTATTCTAAACTAGAGACTTAGGGTAGGATGAGAATCAGGTTCCAGTATGGGAAGGACTGGCCAGTGGGAAAGGGTTTAtagattttttattgtttttgtttttcaaaccaACAAACTATTAGAcacctgctgtatgccaggcactgtgctaggtgctggtatggatacaaagagaaatgaagtTGCTGTGAGGAAGATGTTTCTTGCCTCAAGCCTAAACCATTCTGACAATGAGATCTATTGAAAAGTCAAATAAGATTGAGCAAGCCCAATATCTTAAACTATTTACATggccaaaatggatacatgacctaaataaaaaggaagatattgcaagaaaattagaaaaacatggaacatATCACCTATCTGACTTATAGATAGAACAATCCATGAATAAACAAGGGGTAGAGATCATTGTGagttgtaaaatgaataattctgaTCACATTAAAAGAGTTTTGTACCAATTAAACCAGtgtagtcaagattagaagggggcagctaggtggcgcagtagatagagcactggccctggattcaggaggacctgagttcaaatccagcctcagacacttaacactaactgtgtgaccctgggccagtcacttaaccccaactgcctcaccccccccaaaaaaaagattagaaggaaagcagaaaattgggggaggggtattTTATAGACAGTCTcttagataaaggtctcatttctcaaatatataaagaactttatcacatttataagaatataagtcattccccgattgataaATGGCTAAACAATAGACACGcattttttcaatgaaaacaGCAAAACTATATGTAGtcctatggaaaaaaatgctttaaatcattattgattagagatattaaaacaactttgagctaCCATCTCACATCTATTAGTAGCTAAAATGATAGGTGCCCTCCAGTGgggaaaaactaaaagaaattgtggtgtataattgtgatggaacattattgtgctataagaaatgatgagttgattgatttttgaaaaacatggaaagacttccatgaaataatgaaaagtgaaatgagcaggactgAGAGAATGTTATACAAAGTAACAAATATTATCCTAAGAATAATTAATTCAACTTGACTATCAGAAATACtcaaatcggggcagctagatggcgcagcagatagagcaccagccctggagtacctgagttcaaatccggcctcagacacttaatacttaactagttgtgtgaccctgggcaagtcacttaaccccaactgcctcacttaaaaaaaaaaaagaaagaaatactcaaatcaactacaaaggacctgtgaaaaatgctttccacctccagaggaagaactgataaacagaagtatataTGGTactagacagaaagatagatggatgTGTGGGTAAATGGATAGATAtgatatatttgtgtttaattgTAGTCTTCTCtaggaagggatggggagggagagagaaaaaaataagtgcaccaccaagaataaaagaaagcttcagaggaagcacaaaaaagcaaaatggctttgaaaacaatgtgtagtatttgtcccataggtgttgttttttttttaagtatactgtctgaaatggaaattcattgttttatattgaatcctcccTATGTTATGTTGTGTACAtggaaatattctttcttttgtctttttgtatttaagttcaaaacgattttttaaaatgaaagtaggggcagctaggtggtgcaagcaccagccctggattcaggaggacctgagttcaaatccggtctctgacacttgacacttaactagctgtgtgaccctgggcaagtcacttaaccctcattgccctgcaaaaaaaaaaaagaaagaaaagtacaaagaaaGACCAATAAGCTAGACAAAGAACAGTGGTTCTTAATGCTGTTTGCATCATGGGCCCTTTGCAACCTGGTGATGCCTAACCTTTTAAtgttattaaatgcataaaacacaatgcataggattacaaagaaaaccaatcctATTGAAATACAGTGATTTTGTAAAACAAGTTCCTGGGATATAGTGAGTTCCTGTTAAGTACTAGAGATCTTTGAGTGAAGGCTGCATGACCCTTTCTTGGGGAAGTTGTTGAGGGGGCTCTTCTATGCGTTGGAATGAATGGCCCCCAGAAGACTCTTCCACCTCTAAGATTCTATAGTTCTGTGAAGAGCTCATCGATTAGAGCCCAAGCTGCTTTTTACGATTTCACTTGTTTTCTATATCACTCTTTGGGCACATATTCACATATTATCTAACTATGCCACGTGGCTATGATTTCCCTCCTCCAGAAGGCCTCTTAGTCCAGATTGTATGAACCCTTGCCCTTAGACCCTTGGGAGACAGTATGATGTGCTTATAAAAGAATACTGCGGGGATGCAGCTACGCatcagcggataaagcactggctctgaattcaggaggacctgagttcaaatccagcctcagacacttgacactagctgtgtgatcctgggcaagtcacttaaccctcattgccctgcaaaaaaaataaaaataaaataatatagtgTTTTTGGTTGTCATCCCtctgttagattgtaagttcctttcTTATATAAACTTTCTCTTCCCCAGTGGTTTGAACACAGTCTGTGCTTActcatttattgttttggtttccTAGCCACACTGGGTATAGGAcccttaaaaaaaagtatatttgacTTACTGAAACTTAGAAAAATATACATTGAGACATCAATAGTCACAAACGTGACTTTTTTCTCCCCTGCCTTACATTATCTCCTTTATGCAAGGACTCTCTGAGTCTTATCTCCCACTTCCACACTTTCTAGTCCACATTTCTAAATACCTGATGAATATACTGTAAGCACAGTATGCCCTTGTTGGCACTTCCACTCAATGTGTCCAGACTTAGCTAGGCCTCTCCCAAGCACCACCCCTCTTTTCAACTACCCTATATTTTCTGATGGTACtactgttgtttttccttttttctggaagaggaccgtgacattggggaggtgatatcatgacttgcaatgaattggatttaagtgaggcagggctatggaaagtcaccagcctctctctcctctagagccatctgggtccactggcaagatatacatcaggacaactggagatggtaaaaggcaaagagagggaaagaccctcagggtttttgACCAAAAGAGATACAGTTGCTATCTAGGCCCACCCTGAACCAACAATttgtattcctttgggcagaatGCCCACAggtagaggggagagaaggggaaggaaagaaagagagagggagggaaggacggagggagagacagaaagagaaatagagaaagaaaagaaaagaaagctggtCAGTTGGGTCTCTAGTGGGACAATACAAATTTGTCTGCAGAAATCTCACAACATTTCTTGGGATGTCTTCTAAGGaccacttctttatttttttttttagtttcatgttcaatcatctttgttatttttttaaatcatgaaagtattttgttcttttctagttacatgtaaagatagttttcaacatttgttttcataagatttttagtttcaaatttttctccctccctccctttcctcccccctccccaggacagaaagcaatctgatataggttatatatgtacaatcacattaaacatatttctgcattagccatgttgtgaaagaagaatcagaacaaaaggggaaaacctcaaaaaagaaaaaacaaaaacaaatatagaaacagtatgattcaatctgcattcagaatccacagttcttttttctggatatggagaacattttccatcatgagttctttggcactgtcttggatcattgtattgctgagaagagctaagtctatcacagttgatcatcacacaatgttgctgttactgtgtacaacattatcctggttctgctcacttcactcagcatcagtccacttaagtctttccaggtttctctgaactcctcctgctcatcatttcttatagc is part of the Dromiciops gliroides isolate mDroGli1 chromosome 4, mDroGli1.pri, whole genome shotgun sequence genome and encodes:
- the NUPR2 gene encoding nuclear protein 2, whose product is MSHGGLLTLEGSAEAPECAPGMESEAERQPTSPLPPSPPPPRFQPLTRQKSQAELPLASFEEEHYDWYDYYNLREYPIRGPGWSKGRTRRERELRTNRPVPAGHERKIAQKLYNSQRKRRQRQLQPRPRTRLC